TGTAGGTATTACCACAGATTCCGATATTGGACTTAACTCCTTTAATTTTATAGCAAGTGGATGCTTCGTACAAGGTGACAGGATGTCTAATATATATTGTTCTTgttcttgttgttgttgttgttgttgttgttgttgatgatGGAGAAAAGCAATATCTGAGACTAtactacttttaaatttgatttttgtcaCTAATTTACGATCATAGTTTGcactgaaaaacaaaaaaaataaatatatgacctacagaataatagattaataatacctaataattaatttacaaaaatatacatttgataGTATAAATATACCACTTAGGCTCAGGCACTGTTATAactgtatttataatagtttggtTCTGATTCAGCAATTCACGTTTTTCTTCTTCAAGTTCATCACGCTTATCTCGTAATTCTGACAGACGACCATTAATTTGtgctaatgataatttattttcttgtattttttgATCTTCTGCATATTTCTTTTTTCTCAAAAGTTCAGCATCAGCTTCAtctgttgatgaataaaaaacaacttatatattatattataattattatcgaacctatattaatgttatatttaaaaacagctaatttttttaatttgacaatCACTGGAAGATACCAacaaagaatttattttttattactcctAATGCCGATCAACTAtttgttcataaataataaaataaaaccaatcttttaatttattttggataATTCTAGGCATTGTAGCTTCCATTATGTCTCTGCTTACTCCACTGCTAATTGTCTTACATCTTTTGGTTGCCCCCTCGGTCTCTTTTCGTTCCGGTTCCCAGATTGCAATGTCACAAACCTGACCATTTACTCACCACAAATGCTCTATCAAGTTTCTCCTTtggattttaaaacttttataacatttagttcattaaatattgtCCTGTAATTGCATTTGTTTTTCATTCATAGGTAATCTATTTTCCTCATTGCTAAGTGTCATATAACTtactattttatgttatatttttctttaaactattattaatctCTTTTTGTCGACTTTTAAGTGCTATAAGTACTAAGACTTTGATAAAACTAATATCTGCTtaacaattaacatttaactacaaattaaaatcgagaaaatattaaaagctaaaattaatttatactgtactgtatttataatattatcttagtacttaataataatttaatattggatGAAGATAAACTACTAGTAAtctattaagtaaaaatataaaatctttcAAGAATTTTGagaatattgaaatatgtaaacgattgaacaataacaataacatgaACCTTGCCGTACATGTTCATCAATGTAATTAATTCacgaaattttatattgttatgtgtGCAGCGACATTAAATCGACAATGAGGGATGTTAAAAAACGGAAACGAACCTTGTTTGCTCTTTTCTCGACGTGACAAGATGTGCGCGCGCAAAGATTTCCACATTCTTTTATTTCGCATTTTGCATGTATGTCTGTTCGTGACGCTAGTCGCGTTTCCTTCGACGAACACTGGAGCGGAGTTGTTAAACGCCATTATGGTGACGCCGAACTATCGGAACAAATATGTTACACGAAATTAACGCGAGTCTCGGGTTCTCACTTCTCCGGTCGACCGCTGAGAGGTATCGCGACGAAAAAAACAATCCCTCGGACTCGCTCCGCTCTCACACGGGGCGATCAAAAATGTCGGCTGTTGCGCGCCGAGGGCGGTTCGGCTTGGCACTGCAGTAACAGCGGCGGCGGAGCGTCTGTACGGCGTCCAACATGTCACGACGACGACGCCGACAAATTCCAATGACGCGACCGCGGCGAGACTGAAATGACGAGCGGGTGAGTACCGAGAGGACTGTGCGCTGCGCGCCGGCCGCCGATCAAATAATTTCAATTGTACGTACGCGCGACGGCAAACTCGTCCGACGATCGATCGGATTTTCAGCAGGTTGGCGGCAGAccgaaataataattgaaatgtttgttatttataagTGCAGAGTACACACGTCGCAGCAGATCGTTTTATCGACAGAGGTAGGTGGTGGCGAGACGCGTTCGTCGATCGATATCGTTCGTTGGCGGTAAGTGAGTCGATGCGGTTGCCGTCGTAGAAGGAGACTCGAGTCACATTCGCCACAGCTACAGTTTGGCGCTTGCCCGCCTCAAATGGTAAATTCGCGCGTTATCAACCGTCATTGcggaaatatattttgttatagtcGTTAGTTGTTACCACAtagttggttttataatattcccTTTGATAATATTCTTATCTATGGTCGCAACACGGCGCACAAAATGGTGGTGGTCGGTGATCGGCGGAAGGTAGTGTCGGTGATCGGCGGTCGGCATCGGTTTCAATGTTCGCACGGGAATACCCGAATACGGTACGGGGTAACGCTATGGACTATCAATTAGCATGAGTTAATGACATTAATTGACGTGCTAGTATTTAGAAATAGTCTAGATTAAGATTTAGTTAGTTTTAGTTCTTGTATGAATAATTAAGATATCTTAATTTGCTTTATCATCCAAGGTTATAGATTCTTTTACAGAAGCTTCTGTTATGTGAGAATCATCGTTTCTCTCTCCGTTTTGTTGGTCGAAAAGCGTAAGTTAGACGTCTGAAGATAGGAATACCGCAtccataaaatgttttaatatcaaTAGACAATATTCAATGCTCCAACAGTCCAGCAATCAAACTCTACTACCCTAGACTTTAGACAAGAATTAAACTGCTACtgtaataagtaggtaacttTTCTGCTCCTATCAACAGTAACAACTAATAACTACAGATCTATAAacttagtatatactatattatgataaaatataatcatgatataagcttatattattattatttattagttattatatcaaactatctacctataatatttattatgtattataatattattaatgtaattactaattattatctataattctTGAGTAGGTAAGGTATCTCCAATCTAACTTCTGCTTTCTCAGTTCTCGATTTCTTTACTGTATTTTCAGAACATATTGTGAGTTTGTGGCCTTATtttcttatgaatattatatttatcgtgaGCCAATCAACTTATTTTATTCGTGCAAACACTACAACCTCATACCTATGAAGATGTACTCTCTAGTGATGGGCAGTAACGAATAATTTGtactatcaaataataaaattcatgaatgcataaaatatttttttgaaaattattcaaataatctGTACTACCGAATAATTTTACTATCCTCTACAACTTTATCACTTGtcagttattactaattttattattataaatcagtatattttttttaaaagaactaaactttaatttttggttagttaaacaatattaatggtTGGGACTTGGGAGTATAGCTCCCAAACAAttgtttggaatttttttttcattcactgTGTAATAACACAAAGAAGTTATAAGTGAAATCAGAaccaacttatatttttttggtttggaATATAAATAGGTTAAAATATTAGCAATAAAAAACGATGAATAAATCAAGTTTAGCGCcaacacaaattaaatttttttttttttcaaaaaccttAGTATATGTATGAGTTATGAATGAAGTTGCAAAAATTAATTGGcgataattattagtttttaagttatagccTTATGAAGTTCATGATTGTTGGTGTCTTACGCATGCCTACGACGCTACAGTTTACCGCGctcatataaattttttttttgttttttaaaacataggtaaataaaataaggttTATTGGAAAAAGTTTTTCTGACCTTAACTTCCAAAAgaagttttgaaaattttttgaatttaccaCCAAATTATGCAtgaaaaaacacattttgaaattaaatattccaaaaaatcGCTTGAGAGCTAAACTGCATTTGtcccaaatatttaaataataattactttaaacTGTTAGCGCTTTCTTCTAAGAGTAGAGTTCAACTTTTTATGTTTGAACCA
This genomic window from Metopolophium dirhodum isolate CAU chromosome 1, ASM1992520v1, whole genome shotgun sequence contains:
- the LOC132935610 gene encoding uncharacterized protein LOC132935610, yielding MAFNNSAPVFVEGNATSVTNRHTCKMRNKRMWKSLRAHILSRREKSKQDEADAELLRKKKYAEDQKIQENKLSLAQINGRLSELRDKRDELEEEKRELLNQNQTIINTVITVPEPKCANYDRKLVTKIKFKSSIVSDIAFLHHQQQQQQQQQQEQEQYILDILSPCTKHPLAIKLKELSPISESVVIPTDVKDSSKQNRWIMHQPN